The following proteins are co-located in the Malus sylvestris chromosome 13, drMalSylv7.2, whole genome shotgun sequence genome:
- the LOC126596926 gene encoding myosin-binding protein 2-like, whose product MAANKFATMLHRNTNKITLVLVYALLEWTLIILLLLNSLFSYLIIKFSDYFGLRRPCLWCSRLEHILEPRNTKSSYRDLVCESHANEISHLGYCSNHQKLVESQDMCEDCSSKPDCEEWSKKFAFFPWMKQIGMIRDSDEKVTDNGGEKLNCSCCGLSLDKFYPSCIVIKPSWEVLDYTQKQNLSLETGDDHQTEEGDRSDRSGSDFVIGDEEGVEEKKGENRGFEAEDHSATCSVCDYGCKETEIVAIGDEKVVKDIEEEQEPTKDIVSPKIRPQDLEFYIDQDDCRLVLVDLIDSPATIENQSHQKYKKVEEDQGNSSGCEDVILDFDIAKPVVENWRSSEESVALLSFDESKEEGSKVSVLDLKDSDEIGSAKEGNEQVGAIANGEIVSDVHLAIEDEVLPGNDEIEAEVAIGTEIPDQEQNDEVQSAQELLNSHPCEQEDPSTSSAILHVCDRHGSEQPEAELIEFKTLSAETSEKEKENQFSYEEDDVLDTPTSIDSLHQLHKGMLLFERRELVTEDSLDGSVMSDIEGGDGVVTVEKLKTALKTERKALNELYAELEEERSASAVAASQTMAMINRLQEEKAAMQMEALQYQRMMEEQSEYDQEAMQLLNELMVKREREKQELEKELEVCRKKLQDYEAKERAMILRRLKDGSVKSRTSSGACSNAEDSDGLSTDLNNELKEEDCLYGNEESSNQNTPADAVLYLEKSLAIFEEEKLSILDQLKELEEKLLTLSEEEEEECYEGINPIEHFFSENGNCYHESSDVRSDVNGNGIANGHSKEMNGNHDQDRKIKGLKAKRLLPLFDAIETESKDGELNGNTEGYDSFTSQESESKKLAIEEEVDHVYERLQALEADREFLKHCISSLRKGDKGLLLLQEILEHLRDLRSVELRLRTTADSVL is encoded by the exons ATGGCTGCCAACAAGTTTGCAACCATGCTGCACAGAAACACCAACAAGATCACTCTCGTTCTAGTCTATGCTCTCCTCGAATGGACTCTGATCATCCTCCTCCTTCTCAATTCCCTCTTTTCTTACCTAATCATAAAGTTCTCCGATTACTTTGGCCTCAGAAGACCCTGCCTCTGGTGTTCTAGGCTAGAACATATCTTGGAGCCCAGAAACACCAAAAGTTCTTATAGAGATCTCGTCTGCGAATCTCATGCCAATGAGATATCCCATCTGGGTTATTGTTCAAATCACCAGAAACTTGTAGAATCGCAAGATATGTGCGAGGACTGCTCATCGAAGCCGGATTGCGAAGAATGGTCAAAGAAGTTTGCTTTTTTTCCATGGATGAAGCAAATTGGGATGATTCGGGATAGCGATGAAAAAGTCACTGACAATGGAGGGGAGAAGTTGAACTGTTCTTGCTGCGGATTGAGTTTGGACAAGTTTTACCCTTCTTGTATTGTGATTAAACCTTCTTGGGAGGTTTTGGATTATACTCAGAAACAAAATTTGAGTTTGGAAACGGGGGATGATCATCAGACGGAAGAAGGTGATCGGTCGGATCGAAGCGGATCGGATTTTGTGATCGGAGACGAAGAGGGAGTTGAAGAAAAGAAGGGAGAAAATAGGGGTTTTGAAGCAGAGGATCATTCTGCTACTTGTTCTGTATGTGACTATGGCTGCAAGGAGACGGAGATTGTAGCCATTGGAGATGAAAAAGTGGTGAAAGAcatagaagaagaacaagaacccACAAAAGATATTGTATCTCCAAAAATTCGACCTCAGGATTTGGAGTTCTACATTGATCAAGACGATTGCCGGTTGGTTCTGGTTGATTTGATTGATTCTCCAGCCACCATTGAAAACCAGAGTCATCAGAAGTACAAGAAGGTGGAAGAAGACCAAGGAAATAGTAGCGGTTGTGAAGATGTTATACTGGATTTCGACATTGCGAAGCCGGTTGTGGAGAATTGGCGCAGTTCAGAAGAGTCTGTGGCATTGCTTTCGTTCGATGAGAGTAAGGAAGAGGGGAGTAAGGTTTCGGTTCTTGATTTGAAGGATTCGGATGAGATTGGGAGCGCGAAGGAGGGAAATGAACAGGTTGGAGCTATAGCAAATGGTGAAATTGTTTCAGATGTTCATCTAG CAATCGAGGATGAAGTCCTTCCTGGCAACGATGAGATTGAGGCGGAGGTCGCAATAGGGACAGAGATTCCTGATCAGGAACAGAATGACGAAGTTCAATCGGCTCAAGAACTCTTGAATTCGCATCCGTGTGAGCAGGAAGACCCTTCTACAAGTTCTGCCATTCTACATGTTTGTGATCGTCATG GTTCTGAGCAACCAGAGGCAGAATTAATTGAATTCAAAACCTTGTCGGCTGAAACGagtgagaaagaaaaagaaaatcagtTCTCATATGAGGAAGATGATGTTCTTGACACACCTACTTCAATAGACAGTCTCCACCAGTTGCATAAAGGAATGCTACTATTCGAGAGACGAGAACTGGTAACAGAAGACTCATTGGATGGAAGTGTTATGAGTGACATTGAAGGCGGTGATGGAGTCGTGACAGTTGAGAAATTAAAGACGGCGTTGAAAACTGAACGGAAGGCTTTGAACGAATTATATGCGGAACTTGAAGAAGAGAGGAGTGCTTCTGCGGTGGCAGCCAGTCAGACAATGGCAATGATAAATAGGCTACAAGAAGAAAAGGCAGCAATGCAGATGGAAGCTTTGCAGTACCAGAGAATGATGGAAGAGCAGTCTGAGTACGACCAGGAAGCGATGCAGCTCTTGAACGAGCTTATGGTGAAGCGGGAAAGGGAAAAACAAGAGCTTGAAAAGGAGCTGGAAGTATGTCGAAAGAAGCTGCAGGATTACGAGGCCAAAGAGAGAGCGATGATTTTGAGGAGACTGAAAGATGGAAGCGTGAAAAGTAGAACTTCATCCGGTGCTTGTAGCAATGCTGAGGATAGTGATGGACTATCTACTGATTTGAATAACGAATTGAAGGAAGAAGATTGCTTATACGGGAATGAAGAAAGTAGCAATCAAAACACCCCGGCAGATGCAGTTCTATATCTGGAGAAATCTTTGGCTATCTTTGAGGAAGAGAAGTTGTCCATTCTAGACCAGCTCAAGGAGTTGGAAGAGAAGCTTTTGACCTTgagcgaagaagaagaagaagaatgttaTGAGGGTATAAACCCAATCGAGCATTTCTTTTCGGAGAATGGAAATTGCTACCATGAAAGTTCAGATGTCAGAAGTGATGTAAATGGCAATGGCATTGCAAATGGCCATTCCAAAGAAATGAATGGAAATCATGATCAAGATAGAAAAATCAAGGGCTTGAAGGCAAAGAGACTTCTTCCGCTATTTGATGCCATCGAAACGGAATCAAAAGACGGGGAATTGAATGGAAACACAGAAGGGTATGATTCGTTTACATCACAAGAGTCGGAGAGCAAGAAACTTGCTATCGAGGAGGAGGTTGATCATGTGTATGAGAGACTACAAGCACTTGAAGCAGATAGGGAGTTTCTAAAGCACTGCATTTCCTCCCTGAGGAAAGGAGATAAGGGATTACTTCTTCTCCAAGAAATTTTGGAACATCTTCGCGATCTGCGAAGTGTAGAACTCCGTCTGAGGACCACGGCTGACAGCGTTCTATAA